A window of the Fulvia fulva chromosome 3, complete sequence genome harbors these coding sequences:
- a CDS encoding Glycosyl hydrolase 5 family protein, producing MMRGLLTASLAFAGLVSALPSPAQQRRQDGWPFAPFTTSGRDIKNSQGDTVTYAGVNWPGAADAMLPEGLQYSSIADIVSKIKSLGMNSIRLTYAIEMIDDIYSNNPNSSLEGTLVNALGQQNGTKVLDQILQNNPDLTATTTRLEVFDAVAAECYKQQILIHLDNHMSKAAWCCSADDGNAWFGDTYFNTENWGRGVAYMAEHGKNWPAFVSTGLRNELRLPAEGSPARASYGWNDWYPNIVAAANASNAANADALVFISGLNYDTDLANVTRGLDLGGGQVYDIDSFTYADKIVFELHNYNNNLGDSNCANFNMYNQGYNAMDTSANTTAKNIAPVVLTEFGFPQDNSTYTWPYPKCLAEYLTTLPGGPGGWFQWVISGSYYIRTGTQDFEETWGLLNHDWSAWRSDAAINGFTKPFVAATLA from the exons ATGATGAGAGGTCTACTAACTGCCAGTCTGGCTTTCGCCGGTCTCGTCTCCGCGCTACCCTCCCCTGCTCAGCAACGTCGACAAGATGGGTGGCCATTCGCTCCGTTCACAACGAGTGGACGAGACATCAAGAACAGTCAAGGTGACACAGTAACATATGCTGGCGTCAACTGGCCTGGCGCCGCTGATGCGATGCTACCGGAGGGTCTGCAGTACTCCTCGATTGCTGATATTGTGTCAAAGATCAAAAGTCTGGGCATGAACTCGATACGGCTCACCTACGCTATCGAGATGATCGATGACATCTACTCAAACAATCCCAACTCCTCTTTGGAGGGCACTTTAGTCAATGCATTGGGCCAGCAGAATGGCACGAAGGTCCTTGACCAAATTTTGCAAAACAACCCTGACCTTACGGCAACCACGACCAGACTTGAG GTTTTCGACGCTGTCGCTGCAGAGTGCTACAAGCAGCAGATTCTCATCCATCTAGACAACCACATGAGCAAGGCAGCATGGTGCTGCTCGGCAGACGATGGTAACGCATGGTTCGGAGACACGTACTTTAATACGGAGAACTGGGGTCGGGGCGTGGCATACATGGCTGAGCATGGCAAAAATTGGCCAGCTTTCGTCTCCACCGGACTTCGCAATGAGCTTCGACTTCCTGCCGAGGGCTCTCCAGCCAGAGCGAGCTACGGATGGAACGACTGGTACCCTAACATAGTGGCTGCAGCCAATGCCAGCAACGCCGCAAATGCGGATGCTCTAGTCTTCATCTCTGGCCTGAATTACGACACGGACCTGGCGAATGTGACTCGCGGCCTTGATCTTGGTGGCGGACAGGTATATGACATCGACTCCTTCACGTACGCTGACAAGATTGTCTTCGAGTTGCACAACTACAACAACAATCTTGGAGACAGCAACTGTGCCAACTTCAACATGTACAATCAAGGTTACAATGCGATGGATACTTCGGCCAATACTACTGCGAAGAACATCGCGCCGGTTGTATTGACAGAGTTCGGTTTCCCTCAGGATAATTCGACCTACACCTGGCCGTACCCTAAGTGCCTCGCAGAGTACCTGACAACCTTGCCTGGTGGTCCGGGCGGCTGGTTCCAGTGGGTCATCTCAGGATCGTACTACATTCGAACTGGAACACAAGACTTTGAGGAGACATGGG GCCTCTTGAACCATGACTGGTCAGCCTGGCGATCGGATGCGGCAATCAACGGCTTCACCAAGCCTTTCGTTGCAGCGACTCTTGCTTGA
- a CDS encoding Heterokaryon incompatibility protein 6, OR allele yields MDEDQTLLPDEITSDTEEVAVETNSDIELEGYARSQESTNLVNTDAPEAYTGLDISRDVGLDGRCFRLLRLKPGRFEDVLRCDLTRRPIYAAGRYVAVSYSWTNQPASETLLVGIRSDQLAITAHLAAALRRLRNTHSPVSVWIDAICIDQSSLEDRACQVEVMHEIFGGAADVRVWLGEDDPLTGEPATDTMVLLRLCRSPAPWWSRLWVLQECAYAQQCSKVMVGGQILDKREFICAWKNCVMYVEDKVTASILEAHLRLAQQLLDAYRNQNRQDVIEAVYLIDYVKQPAEIAVYRTIECTPCSI; encoded by the coding sequence ATGGACGAGGATCAGACTCTTTTGCCCGATGAGATTACGTCTGATACCGAAGAAGTCGCAGTTGAGACCAACAGTGATATCGAGCTTGAGGGCTATGCACGAAGTCAAGAGTCAACAAATTTGGTCAACACGGACGCACCAGAGGCATATACCGGCCTTGATATATCTCGCGATGTTGGTCTTGACGGACGATGTTTTCGACTCCTTCGACTCAAGCCCGGCAGATTTGAGGACGTCCTTAGGTGTGACCTAACCCGTCGACCGATCTATGCTGCAGGCAGATATGTTGCTGTATCATATTCGTGGACGAATCAGCCAGCGAGTGAGACATTACTAGTAGGCATCAGATCAGATCAACTGGCGATCACTGCTCATCTTGCCGCCGCTCTACGTCGACTCCGGAACACACACTCGCCAGTGAGCGTGTGGATCGATGCCATTTGCATCGACCAGAGCAGCCTGGAGGATCGCGCCTGTCAGGTAGAAGTCATGCACGAAATTTTCGGTGGGGCAGCAGATGTCAGAGTATGGCTTGGAGAAGACGATCCCTTAACTGGAGAACCTGCGACCGACACTATGGTCTTGCTGCGATTATGCCGATCGCCTGCGCCTTGGTGGAGTCGTCTTTGGGTACTACAAGAGTGTGCATATGCTCAACAATGTTCAAAGGTAATGGTTGGAGGCCAGATCCTGGACAAGCGTGAGTTTATTTGTGCGTGGAAGAATTGTGTGATGTACGTTGAAGATAAAGTCACTGCGTCAATCCTGGAAGCACATCTGAGACTTGCTCAACAGCTCTTAGACGCGTACAGGAACCAGAACAGGCAGGACGTCATCGAAGCGGTCTACTTGATCGACTACGTGAAACAGCCAGCCGAGATCGCAGTGTACCGCACGATCGAGTGTACGCCTTGCTCAATCTGA